In the Pseudothauera hydrothermalis genome, one interval contains:
- a CDS encoding Eco57I restriction-modification methylase domain-containing protein codes for MKRIRKTQATLDLPTLKLEGGLFLPDQLEKAAQGRASAQSEADYGTPKGVKLKDEYSRAFQIACAQWQHFAAQMERADVDAAQLTTAFVHELLRDAFGYATLQATSAQSVGELRYPVSLTNGSLPVLVAPYSLGLDEADAHFAVQGGGSRRKAPFQAMQELLNASPDHLWGIVSNGRQLRLLRDAASLTRPSFLEVDLADLLGGQRYAEFANVWRLLHASRAPGHRVQGAETCIWEQWRSEGQQEGTRVRDGLRDGVEQALLTFGQGFLQHPDNHALRTALHDGTLSKDAFFQQLLRLVYRLIFVFTVEERGVLHPRDDSTEAQAARRAYAEGYALSRLRELCLKRRARSRHDDQWQAIRIVFRGLAQGEPRLALPALGGLFAPAQCPDLDAASLDNAHLLAALQHLRWAKPAGAQSLVPVDYRNMGPEELGSVYESLLELVPAIDLPARTFGFVGRTEEGSTAGNARKLTGSYYTPDSLVQELIRSALDPVIEQRLSANPANPTEALLSIRVIDPACGSGHFLLAAARRLAEKLAQLRSLEGGQEGAIRPQDYRRALREAVAHCIYGVDRNPMAIELARMALWLEGYEEGRPLGFLDHHLQVGDALLGLTDLNVLEQGIAKDAFKPLSGDDKDVCKVLAKANAAGLKQIAKDLQGKQMLLGVDNRSGLDALRAIETLPADTPEQVAAKEQAWRRFLEDSAHSPLAHAADALVGAYLLPKTEDTAETVPTSITLHALLTDPQRAQTEHAAPIAAARAACEQARVFHWPLAFPQVFAQGGFDCVLGNPPWERIKLQEEEFFATRHRDVAQARNKAERAQRIQWLSEGMLARHLYPDLAHEVHEDEAEKRLYREFVTARRTAEAASVFAHVKGADGGRYPLTGVGDVNTYALFAETILQIHADSGRAGFIVPTGIATDDSTKAYFGHITQNRRLVSLYDIENREKLFPAVDSRMKFCLLTLGSADQAQFICFATQVSQLADPRRRFTLTPEEFRLINPNTLTCPVFRSERDAELTKKLYRAAPVLMRDAVIAGEGKQAKVVEPAQNPWGISFMTMFHMSNDSHLFKDDASTDRLPLYEAKLIHQFDHRWATYTADGNSRDVTPAEKADPAFTVTPRYWVQAREVWLRVARLPDGLLKALKDGNAQAAVLCVTQLLFGRYLAEQRRTHPRMGLYPAWKAFVARHPYARAIAPTSLGFVGDTPPCLQPQNEDYLPAESEARVQPYTPGARNATAWYATDPDAEHAVLALAADYGHLPAPEAPLADEPAVLTLAERWLQAACPQWLMGWRDICRATDERTVIASAVPRVGVNHKTPLWFAKSSPSVGHSAALLGNFNSLVLDYVARQKIGGTSLTYFYLKQLPILPSDCYTEAELAFIVPRVLELTYTAHDLSGWAQDLGYDGEPFTFDPDRRATLRAELDAYYARLYGLTEEELRYILDPTDVMGEDYPSETFRVLKNKELKEFGEYRTQRLVLEAWGRLEQASPAIIPQAQPARPSTPFRTYAAGYTPATEAEDWLAGLVCDILLQAGTCDDVRLRQILLADLPEHIPHRELLSEWLQPVKNERWSHICAWLRSLLGVPTTEPLSIRDAKGLAQVLGDIRTASLASALIDARQQQELALEQALAAPETPMQTEGLQKRG; via the coding sequence ATGAAACGCATCCGCAAGACCCAGGCCACGCTGGATTTGCCCACTCTCAAGCTTGAAGGTGGCCTGTTCCTGCCCGACCAACTGGAAAAAGCCGCCCAGGGCCGCGCCAGCGCCCAGAGCGAGGCCGATTACGGCACCCCCAAGGGCGTCAAGCTCAAGGACGAATACAGCCGCGCCTTCCAGATCGCCTGCGCCCAGTGGCAGCACTTCGCCGCGCAGATGGAGCGCGCCGACGTCGATGCCGCCCAGCTCACCACCGCTTTCGTGCACGAACTGCTGCGCGATGCCTTCGGCTACGCCACCCTGCAAGCCACTTCGGCACAGTCGGTGGGGGAACTGCGCTACCCCGTCAGCCTGACGAACGGCAGCCTGCCCGTACTCGTTGCCCCGTATTCCCTGGGGCTGGACGAGGCCGACGCGCACTTTGCCGTGCAGGGCGGCGGCAGTCGCAGGAAGGCCCCCTTCCAGGCCATGCAGGAGCTGCTCAACGCCAGCCCCGATCACCTCTGGGGCATCGTCAGCAACGGTAGGCAACTGCGCCTGTTGCGCGACGCCGCCAGCCTCACCCGCCCCAGCTTTCTCGAAGTCGATCTGGCCGACCTGCTGGGCGGCCAGCGCTACGCCGAATTCGCCAACGTCTGGCGCCTGCTGCATGCCAGTCGTGCGCCCGGCCACCGCGTACAAGGAGCTGAAACCTGCATATGGGAACAATGGCGCAGCGAAGGCCAGCAAGAAGGCACCCGCGTACGCGATGGCCTGCGCGATGGCGTCGAGCAGGCGCTGCTGACCTTCGGTCAGGGCTTCCTGCAACACCCCGACAACCACGCCCTGCGCACCGCCCTGCATGACGGCACACTCAGCAAGGACGCCTTTTTCCAACAACTGCTGCGCCTGGTCTACCGGCTCATCTTCGTCTTCACCGTGGAAGAGCGCGGTGTGCTGCACCCGCGAGACGATAGCACCGAAGCACAAGCCGCCCGCCGCGCCTATGCCGAAGGCTATGCCCTGAGCCGCCTGCGCGAGCTGTGCCTCAAACGCCGTGCCCGCAGCCGGCACGATGACCAGTGGCAGGCCATCCGCATCGTCTTCCGTGGCCTGGCACAAGGCGAGCCGCGTCTGGCCTTGCCCGCCCTGGGCGGCCTGTTCGCTCCCGCGCAATGCCCCGATCTGGATGCCGCCAGCCTGGACAACGCCCACCTGCTGGCCGCCCTGCAGCACCTGCGCTGGGCCAAGCCGGCCGGCGCGCAAAGCCTGGTGCCGGTGGACTATCGCAACATGGGCCCGGAAGAGCTGGGCAGTGTTTACGAAAGCCTGCTGGAACTGGTACCCGCCATCGACCTGCCCGCCCGCACCTTCGGCTTCGTCGGCCGCACCGAGGAAGGCAGCACCGCCGGCAACGCCCGCAAGCTCACCGGCAGCTACTACACCCCCGACAGCCTGGTGCAGGAGCTGATCAGGAGCGCGCTTGACCCCGTCATCGAACAGCGTCTGTCCGCTAACCCGGCCAACCCCACCGAGGCGCTGCTGTCCATCCGCGTCATCGACCCGGCCTGCGGCAGCGGCCACTTCCTGCTCGCCGCCGCCCGCCGTCTGGCCGAAAAACTGGCCCAGTTGCGCAGCCTGGAAGGTGGGCAGGAGGGCGCCATCCGGCCGCAAGACTACCGCCGCGCGCTGCGTGAAGCGGTGGCCCACTGCATCTACGGGGTGGACCGCAACCCCATGGCCATCGAACTGGCGCGCATGGCGCTGTGGCTGGAAGGTTACGAGGAAGGCCGCCCGCTGGGCTTTCTTGACCATCACCTGCAAGTGGGCGACGCCCTGCTGGGTCTGACCGACCTGAACGTGCTCGAGCAAGGTATCGCCAAGGATGCCTTCAAGCCCTTGAGCGGCGACGACAAGGACGTCTGCAAGGTACTGGCCAAGGCCAACGCCGCCGGTCTCAAGCAGATCGCCAAGGACCTGCAAGGCAAGCAGATGCTGCTGGGTGTGGACAACCGCAGCGGCCTCGATGCCCTGCGCGCCATCGAAACCCTGCCCGCCGACACCCCCGAGCAGGTGGCCGCCAAGGAACAGGCCTGGCGCCGCTTTCTGGAAGACTCCGCCCACAGCCCGCTGGCCCACGCCGCCGATGCGCTGGTGGGCGCCTACCTGCTGCCCAAGACGGAGGACACGGCAGAAACTGTGCCCACCAGCATCACCCTGCATGCGCTGCTGACCGACCCGCAACGCGCCCAGACCGAGCACGCCGCGCCCATCGCCGCCGCACGCGCGGCCTGCGAACAGGCCCGCGTGTTCCACTGGCCGCTGGCCTTCCCGCAGGTGTTTGCGCAGGGCGGCTTCGACTGTGTGCTGGGCAATCCGCCGTGGGAGCGCATCAAGCTGCAAGAAGAAGAATTCTTCGCCACCCGCCACCGCGACGTGGCGCAGGCCCGCAACAAGGCCGAACGCGCCCAGCGCATCCAGTGGCTCAGCGAGGGCATGCTGGCGCGCCACCTGTACCCCGACCTGGCCCATGAGGTGCATGAAGACGAGGCCGAAAAGCGTCTCTACCGCGAATTCGTCACCGCCCGCCGCACGGCGGAAGCAGCCAGCGTGTTTGCCCATGTGAAAGGCGCCGACGGCGGACGCTACCCGCTGACCGGCGTGGGCGACGTGAACACCTACGCGCTGTTTGCCGAAACCATTCTGCAAATCCATGCCGACAGTGGCCGCGCCGGCTTCATCGTGCCGACCGGCATTGCTACCGACGACAGCACCAAGGCGTACTTCGGCCACATCACCCAGAACCGGCGGCTGGTCAGCCTGTACGACATCGAGAACCGCGAAAAGCTGTTCCCCGCCGTCGATAGCCGCATGAAGTTCTGCCTGCTTACCCTGGGCTCAGCGGACCAGGCCCAATTCATCTGCTTCGCCACTCAGGTCAGCCAACTGGCCGACCCGCGCCGTCGCTTCACCCTCACGCCCGAGGAATTCCGCCTTATCAACCCGAACACGCTCACCTGCCCGGTGTTCCGCAGCGAACGCGACGCTGAGCTGACCAAGAAGCTCTACCGCGCCGCCCCGGTCCTGATGCGCGATGCCGTGATCGCAGGCGAGGGCAAGCAGGCCAAGGTGGTGGAACCCGCGCAAAACCCGTGGGGCATTTCGTTCATGACCATGTTCCACATGTCGAACGACAGCCACCTTTTCAAGGACGATGCATCCACTGATCGACTGCCACTGTACGAAGCCAAGCTCATCCACCAGTTCGACCACCGCTGGGCCACCTATACCGCAGACGGCAACAGTCGCGATGTCACGCCGGCGGAAAAGGCCGACCCGGCTTTCACCGTCACCCCGCGCTACTGGGTGCAAGCCCGCGAAGTCTGGCTACGCGTCGCCCGTCTGCCCGATGGCTTGCTGAAGGCTCTCAAGGACGGCAACGCCCAGGCCGCCGTGCTGTGTGTCACCCAGTTGCTGTTCGGGCGCTACCTGGCCGAACAGCGTCGCACCCATCCGCGCATGGGCCTCTACCCTGCCTGGAAAGCCTTTGTCGCCCGGCATCCCTATGCCCGCGCCATCGCCCCCACATCACTGGGCTTCGTCGGAGATACCCCCCCATGTCTGCAACCGCAGAATGAGGACTACCTGCCCGCCGAAAGCGAAGCCAGGGTGCAGCCCTACACGCCCGGCGCCCGCAACGCCACCGCTTGGTACGCCACCGACCCCGACGCCGAGCACGCCGTACTGGCGCTCGCCGCCGACTACGGCCATCTGCCGGCGCCGGAAGCCCCGCTGGCGGACGAACCTGCTGTACTCACCCTGGCTGAACGGTGGCTGCAGGCCGCCTGCCCACAGTGGTTGATGGGTTGGCGAGATATTTGCCGTGCGACCGATGAACGGACGGTGATTGCGTCGGCGGTGCCGAGGGTGGGAGTCAATCACAAAACTCCACTCTGGTTCGCCAAGTCATCACCATCTGTTGGGCATTCAGCGGCACTACTGGGCAACTTTAATTCACTGGTCTTGGATTACGTCGCTCGCCAAAAAATTGGGGGAACATCGCTCACCTACTTTTACTTGAAGCAGCTCCCCATCCTGCCCTCAGACTGCTACACCGAAGCCGAACTCGCCTTCATCGTCCCACGTGTACTGGAGCTGACCTACACCGCCCACGACCTCTCTGGCTGGGCACAAGACTTGGGCTACGACGGCGAACCCTTCACCTTCGATCCCGACCGCCGTGCCACCCTGCGCGCCGAACTCGATGCCTACTACGCCAGACTCTACGGCCTCACCGAGGAAGAACTGCGCTACATCCTCGACCCTACCGACGTAATGGGCGAAGACTACCCCAGCGAAACCTTCCGCGTGCTCAAGAACAAGGAGCTGAAGGAGTTCGGCGAATACCGCACGCAAAGGCTGGTGCTGGAGGCTTGGGGGCGCTTGGAACAAGCGTCACCGGCCATCATTCCGCAAGCCCAACCCGCTCGCCCGAGCACACCATTCCGTACCTATGCAGCGGGCTACACACCTGCTACCGAAGCTGAAGACTGGCTCGCGGGATTAGTCTGCGACATTCTCCTTCAGGCAGGTACTTGTGATGATGTTCGCCTGCGCCAGATTCTGCTGGCAGACCTGCCGGAGCATATTCCGCACAGGGAGCTTCTGAGCGAGTGGCTGCAGCCGGTCAAGAACGAGCGGTGGTCACATATCTGTGCCTGGCTGCGCAGCCTGTTGGGGGTGCCGACCACAGAACCTCTGTCTATCCGTGATGCGAAAGGTCTGGCACAGGTGCTGGGCGACATCCGTACAGCATCGCTTGCCAGCGCCTTGATTGACGCAAGGCAACAACAGGAGTTGGCGTTGGAGCAGGCATTGGCCGCACCAGAAACGCCCATGCAAACGGAAGGTCTGCAAAAAAGGGGATAA
- a CDS encoding chromosome partitioning protein ParA produces MNAVGMPVPFSTKPRLWVETLWLLESLTADEPLREITLHRGLNLIVSPPGKGSSGHGVGKTAFCQLLRFALDDPLWSEGSALRDELLQSEDLKEGAVAARVHIGGEVWTVLKPWRHQKMYRASRHADWRQLAAGNAENEYHAYQNALRQHFVETLPVQELPGSGQPIEWHHILAWCSRDQNARYQHYFQWRAEGVRFSLPAKSPLALIQIVLGMLHDATTLRDLDSAAKAVETHKARLDQLREEPTRLLNHVRRQLANRLEAPINTPFRQEGLIEHPNLIGIARQRHEAYRQELLTIEEERKALAHERMHLLEKLAPLKSKLGVIVNEIAQMEALIAGDIERLEALQNEAASLQKNLSKHCDAGNRLLGECDYVIRRIELVQIDRKQRTLSYQQTKESLERDLIPLRRRRDGLIDEMAPLDKALAAIDGRSADMDQRHAQALAADQLLTEAIEGYEYYESLASGKSQSTEMDAVQRKLDEHRRRCNQLKLQLEQQRQMVAGRRQAISDTMMAVARSLPSFTWGVFNDQEEHRNHPFRMGPRHSTTYKVLEILAGDVTCLLDSTLEQSFHPGFLLHDSPREAEMSEDILWALLEHVAKKGGDSLQYIVTTSTEPPESLQIYERHRLSTEGVDGLLFRKRLGAEQATMA; encoded by the coding sequence ATGAACGCTGTCGGTATGCCAGTACCATTTTCTACAAAGCCTCGCCTATGGGTAGAGACGTTGTGGCTACTGGAGTCACTGACAGCGGATGAGCCCTTGCGCGAAATAACGCTGCACCGCGGCCTCAACCTGATCGTATCGCCACCAGGGAAAGGCAGCTCCGGGCATGGCGTGGGAAAAACCGCTTTTTGCCAATTACTTCGGTTTGCACTGGACGACCCCCTCTGGTCCGAGGGGTCAGCCTTGCGCGATGAACTGCTGCAAAGCGAGGATTTGAAGGAGGGGGCTGTTGCCGCCCGTGTGCATATTGGCGGGGAAGTATGGACAGTCTTGAAGCCGTGGCGACACCAGAAGATGTACCGCGCTTCCCGTCATGCGGATTGGCGGCAGCTGGCCGCAGGTAACGCTGAGAACGAATACCACGCTTACCAGAATGCACTGCGACAGCATTTTGTCGAAACCTTGCCGGTTCAGGAGTTGCCTGGCTCCGGGCAGCCTATTGAATGGCACCACATTCTGGCTTGGTGCTCCCGTGACCAGAACGCCCGATACCAGCATTACTTCCAATGGCGTGCGGAAGGTGTCCGGTTCAGTTTGCCGGCGAAGTCGCCATTGGCTCTCATACAGATCGTATTAGGTATGCTGCACGACGCCACGACGCTGCGTGATCTGGATAGCGCAGCAAAAGCGGTAGAAACCCATAAGGCGAGACTGGATCAGCTGCGAGAGGAACCTACGCGTTTGCTGAACCATGTGCGCCGGCAATTGGCCAACCGCCTTGAAGCGCCAATCAATACACCCTTCCGGCAGGAAGGATTGATCGAGCACCCCAACCTGATTGGTATCGCCAGGCAACGCCACGAAGCCTATCGACAGGAATTGCTAACAATTGAGGAAGAGCGAAAAGCGCTTGCACACGAGCGCATGCACTTGCTGGAAAAGCTTGCGCCGCTGAAATCCAAGTTGGGTGTCATTGTCAATGAAATCGCTCAGATGGAAGCGTTGATTGCTGGCGATATCGAGCGGTTAGAGGCGTTGCAAAACGAAGCAGCATCACTGCAAAAGAATCTCTCCAAGCATTGCGATGCAGGAAATCGCCTGCTCGGGGAGTGTGATTATGTCATTCGGCGGATCGAACTGGTTCAAATCGACCGAAAGCAACGCACCTTGAGTTATCAGCAAACCAAAGAATCCCTTGAGCGCGACCTGATTCCGCTGCGCCGCCGCCGGGATGGGCTGATTGACGAGATGGCGCCGCTGGATAAAGCACTTGCTGCTATTGATGGAAGAAGTGCTGATATGGACCAAAGGCACGCCCAAGCACTGGCGGCTGATCAGCTTCTCACGGAGGCTATCGAGGGCTACGAATATTATGAAAGCCTCGCCTCAGGAAAGTCACAATCAACCGAAATGGATGCGGTACAACGCAAGCTGGATGAACATCGGCGTCGTTGCAATCAGTTGAAGCTACAGCTCGAACAACAGCGCCAGATGGTAGCGGGGCGCCGCCAGGCAATCAGCGATACCATGATGGCTGTTGCCAGATCACTGCCTTCCTTCACGTGGGGCGTTTTCAACGATCAAGAAGAACACCGCAATCACCCCTTCCGAATGGGGCCGAGACACTCGACCACCTACAAAGTTCTGGAGATTCTCGCAGGTGATGTGACCTGCTTGCTCGATAGCACTCTGGAGCAAAGCTTCCATCCCGGGTTTCTATTGCACGATTCTCCCCGCGAAGCGGAGATGAGCGAAGACATACTCTGGGCATTGCTCGAACATGTCGCAAAAAAAGGTGGAGACTCGTTGCAATACATCGTCACCACTTCAACTGAACCACCTGAATCACTCCAGATTTATGAGCGGCACAGGCTCTCAACAGAGGGCGTGGACGGACTTCTTTTCCGTAAGCGCTTGGGTGCCGAACAGGCAACGATGGCATGA
- a CDS encoding helicase-related protein → MTTLEHDFLPGSLVRARGREWVVQNDSRRDWLRLRPLSGAEDESIALIPELELHPVEPASFEWPDPAHAGNHAAALLLRDALRLTLRAGAGPFRSFGNITVEPRGYQLVPLLMALRLSTVRLLIADDVGIGKTIEAGLIARELMDRGEIARLAILCPPHLVEQWQSELETRFNLHAIALTSASASRIERDLPHGVRLFDHHPVVVVSLDYIKSERHREQFLAAAPECIIVDEAHTCASSGAGKQLRFELLQRLARDAQRHLILLTATPHSGDETAFYNLLSLLDPRFAALQGRMTASDPLRQELARHFVQRRRKDIVEWQTETHDGRGFPRRMKTELTYQLSGEWGAFFDAVQDYCRELAETIEQQGQRQEQQGGARLIWYATLALLRCVASSPAAAVKALTTRLEGTMADDNLLSDERLHDGEADDLMGSDLEPPAQLQDASRLQALIAEAQRLSGKKGDPKLAALIRHIGSLLEDGYHPVVFCRYVATAHYVAEHLKATFPKATVDAVTGELTPEERRERVEDMEDAGQRILVATDCLSEGINLQHLFTAVVHYDLAWNPTRHEQREGRVDRFGQQADEVRCTMLYGQDNPVDGFVLNVILRKGETIQKELGVLVPLPEDEARINQALVKAALMRRSNSSMASPQASFDFGESEQLLAPLQAQWQDALEKAKANRTVFAQRRIKPDEVLPEWHKQQQALGTQADVQRFLQSACVRLGSPLEMSRKQARFLPQHLPEALRQRLADEGINKPQSIDFAELHRSHPLVGLLAQHLLEDALSSERPLAARCAATLTDDVDVVTTIYLLRLRHQLSYVRRREPFQMMAEETVALAVRGRANPQWLADDSVNRLLECTPSGNLPAEAVQREVCAALDFLAAHPQPLQALAEQRAQALLADHERVRAAARDVGHHSVSPCLPVDVMGVYVLLPDSL, encoded by the coding sequence ATGACAACCCTTGAACACGACTTTTTACCCGGCAGCCTGGTGCGCGCCCGAGGCCGCGAATGGGTGGTGCAAAACGACTCCCGCCGCGACTGGCTGCGCCTGCGTCCATTGAGCGGCGCCGAGGACGAAAGCATCGCCCTGATCCCAGAGTTGGAACTCCATCCCGTCGAACCAGCCTCCTTCGAATGGCCCGATCCCGCGCACGCCGGCAACCACGCCGCCGCGCTGTTGCTGCGCGATGCCTTGCGCCTGACCCTGCGCGCCGGCGCCGGCCCGTTTCGCTCCTTCGGCAACATCACTGTCGAGCCGCGCGGCTACCAGCTTGTGCCGCTGCTGATGGCCTTGCGCCTGTCCACGGTGCGCCTGCTGATTGCCGATGACGTGGGTATCGGCAAGACCATCGAAGCCGGCCTGATCGCCCGCGAACTGATGGACCGTGGCGAAATCGCCCGCCTGGCCATCCTCTGCCCGCCACACCTGGTCGAGCAATGGCAAAGTGAGCTGGAAACCCGTTTCAACCTGCACGCTATCGCTCTGACCTCGGCATCCGCATCGCGCATCGAGCGTGATCTGCCACATGGCGTGCGCCTGTTCGACCATCATCCCGTGGTGGTCGTCAGCCTGGACTACATCAAGAGCGAACGCCACCGCGAACAGTTTCTTGCCGCTGCCCCTGAATGCATCATCGTTGACGAAGCCCACACGTGCGCCAGCAGTGGCGCCGGCAAGCAATTGCGCTTCGAGTTGCTGCAGCGCCTTGCCCGTGACGCGCAGCGACACCTGATCCTGCTGACCGCCACCCCGCACTCCGGTGACGAAACCGCCTTCTACAACCTGCTGTCGCTGCTCGATCCACGCTTTGCCGCCTTGCAAGGCCGCATGACAGCCTCCGACCCGCTGCGTCAGGAACTGGCGCGTCACTTCGTCCAGCGCCGTCGCAAGGACATCGTCGAGTGGCAGACCGAGACCCATGACGGGCGAGGTTTTCCCCGCCGCATGAAAACCGAGCTGACCTATCAACTCAGCGGCGAATGGGGCGCATTCTTCGACGCCGTGCAGGACTACTGCCGCGAACTGGCTGAAACCATCGAACAGCAAGGGCAGCGGCAAGAACAGCAAGGCGGCGCGCGCCTGATCTGGTACGCCACCCTGGCCTTGCTGCGCTGCGTGGCATCATCGCCTGCGGCTGCCGTCAAGGCCCTGACCACGCGGCTGGAAGGCACCATGGCGGATGACAACTTGCTCAGTGACGAGCGCCTGCACGATGGCGAAGCCGACGACCTGATGGGCAGTGACCTGGAGCCCCCCGCCCAATTGCAGGACGCCAGCCGCCTGCAAGCGCTCATTGCCGAAGCACAGCGCCTGTCCGGCAAGAAGGGTGACCCCAAGCTGGCCGCGCTCATCCGGCACATCGGTTCCTTGCTTGAAGATGGCTATCACCCCGTGGTGTTCTGCCGCTATGTCGCCACTGCCCATTACGTGGCCGAGCACCTCAAGGCCACCTTTCCCAAGGCTACTGTCGATGCCGTCACCGGCGAGCTCACCCCGGAAGAGCGCCGTGAGCGCGTGGAAGACATGGAGGATGCCGGGCAGCGCATCCTTGTCGCCACAGATTGCCTTTCCGAAGGCATCAACCTGCAGCATCTGTTCACCGCCGTCGTCCATTACGATTTGGCCTGGAACCCGACACGCCATGAGCAACGCGAAGGCCGCGTCGATCGCTTCGGCCAGCAGGCCGACGAAGTCCGTTGCACCATGCTCTACGGGCAGGACAACCCGGTCGATGGTTTTGTGCTCAACGTCATCCTGCGCAAGGGCGAAACCATCCAGAAGGAACTGGGCGTGTTGGTGCCCCTCCCTGAGGACGAAGCCCGCATCAACCAGGCCCTGGTCAAGGCCGCGCTCATGCGGCGCAGCAACAGCAGCATGGCATCGCCGCAAGCCAGTTTCGATTTCGGTGAATCCGAGCAACTGCTGGCGCCATTGCAGGCCCAGTGGCAGGACGCCCTGGAGAAAGCCAAAGCCAACCGCACCGTCTTTGCCCAGCGCCGCATCAAGCCCGACGAGGTGTTGCCAGAGTGGCATAAACAGCAACAAGCCCTGGGCACCCAGGCCGATGTGCAGCGTTTCCTGCAAAGCGCCTGCGTGCGCCTCGGCTCCCCCCTGGAAATGAGCCGCAAGCAGGCCCGCTTCCTGCCCCAGCATCTGCCCGAAGCCCTGCGCCAGCGCCTGGCCGACGAAGGCATCAACAAACCGCAAAGCATCGACTTCGCCGAACTGCACCGCAGCCACCCACTGGTAGGCCTGCTGGCGCAGCACTTGCTGGAAGATGCCCTCAGCAGCGAACGTCCGCTGGCCGCCCGTTGTGCTGCCACGCTGACCGACGACGTCGATGTTGTCACCACGATCTATCTGCTGCGCTTGCGCCATCAGCTCAGCTACGTGCGCCGTCGCGAGCCTTTCCAGATGATGGCCGAGGAGACCGTGGCCCTGGCCGTGCGTGGCCGTGCCAATCCGCAATGGCTGGCCGATGACAGCGTGAACCGCCTGCTCGAATGCACGCCCAGTGGCAACCTGCCCGCAGAAGCCGTGCAACGCGAGGTGTGCGCCGCGCTCGATTTCCTCGCCGCGCATCCCCAGCCACTGCAAGCCCTGGCAGAGCAACGCGCCCAAGCTCTGTTGGCCGACCACGAGCGCGTACGCGCCGCCGCCCGCGACGTGGGCCACCACAGCGTCAGCCCCTGCCTGCCAGTGGATGTGATGGGTGTGTACGTGCTGCTGCCCGACTCGCTATAA